From Moraxella sp. K1664, one genomic window encodes:
- a CDS encoding GIY-YIG nuclease family protein, giving the protein MREYMTAHHEQTTPSVQSLDDIFSSDRLGLLDDIGNVDILGDNTHSIRAKKRILNTPDDTADRYPCPDFDNFRPIFFKIEQLIQQGKYKIQNSRPTDYVKKNAVFVLQGMLCFVADIYEDSGRQNSLFKDRIRLVFANGTESNMLARSLATALSKHRQTSHHVLMTDDEWLMQFPLSDDDLFRTHDDARTGVIYVARLTQPRAEFMRYLHLHKIGFTKGTGDERIKNCLDDETFLYSDVEIIAEYEMSNANAQKIEFILHSFFAEQKLNMRLLAKDGRYYKPSEWFNVPIEMIDRAIDLIGTGQINQYRYNDYLMSIEKR; this is encoded by the coding sequence ATGAGAGAGTATATGACAGCACATCATGAACAGACCACCCCATCCGTGCAGTCTTTGGATGACATCTTTTCATCAGACAGGCTAGGCTTGTTAGATGACATTGGCAACGTGGACATACTCGGCGACAACACCCACAGCATTCGTGCCAAAAAAAGGATACTAAATACCCCTGATGATACCGCTGACAGATACCCTTGTCCTGATTTTGACAACTTTCGCCCGATATTTTTTAAGATTGAACAGCTCATCCAACAGGGCAAATACAAAATCCAAAACAGCCGTCCCACAGACTATGTCAAAAAAAATGCCGTGTTCGTGTTGCAAGGCATGCTCTGTTTCGTCGCTGACATCTATGAAGACAGCGGTCGCCAAAACAGTCTTTTTAAAGACCGCATTCGCCTAGTTTTTGCCAACGGCACCGAATCCAACATGCTGGCACGCTCGCTGGCAACCGCCCTATCCAAGCACAGACAGACCAGTCATCATGTGCTAATGACTGATGATGAGTGGCTCATGCAGTTCCCGCTGTCAGATGATGATTTGTTCAGAACCCACGATGATGCTCGCACGGGCGTGATTTATGTCGCTCGCCTGACTCAGCCTAGGGCGGAGTTCATGCGTTATTTGCATTTGCACAAAATCGGCTTTACCAAAGGCACAGGTGATGAGCGTATCAAAAACTGCTTGGATGATGAGACTTTTTTGTACAGCGACGTAGAAATCATCGCCGAATACGAGATGAGTAACGCCAATGCCCAAAAGATTGAGTTCATCTTACATTCTTTTTTTGCCGAGCAAAAGCTCAACATGAGACTGCTGGCAAAAGACGGTCGCTACTATAAGCCTAGCGAGTGGTTCAATGTGCCGATAGAGATGATTGACCGAGCCATTGATTTGATTGGGACGGGTCAGATAAACCAATATCGTTATAATGACTATCTGATGAGTATCGAGAAAAGATAG